The proteins below are encoded in one region of Gallus gallus isolate bGalGal1 chromosome 12, bGalGal1.mat.broiler.GRCg7b, whole genome shotgun sequence:
- the BARX1 gene encoding homeobox protein BarH-like 1: protein MQHPLELGAAHYFPAEAFPDHRSHRYRSFMIEEILTDPPDAKGAAPPGELLKFGVQALLSARPYHSHLAVLKAEPAAVFKFPLAPLGCSGLGSALLAAGSGLQGGSASPHLPLELHLRGKLEPGGPETGSKAKKGRRSRTVFTELQLMGLEKRFEKQKYLSTPDRIDLAESLGLSQLQVKTWYQNRRMKWKKIVLQGGGLESPTKPKGRPKKNSIPSSEQLSEQERARDAEKPPESLGSPAEVSQEE, encoded by the exons aTGCAGCACCCGCTGGAGCTGGGGGCCGCGCACTACTTCCCGGCCGAAGCCTTTCCCGACCACCGCTCGCACCGCTACCGCAGTTTCATGATTGAGGAGATCCTCACCGACCCCCCCGACGCCAAAGGCGCGGCGCCGCCCGGGGAGCTGCTCAAGTTCGGGGTGCAGGCGCTGCTGTCGGCCCGGCCCTACCACAGCCACCTCG CCGTTCTGAAGGCGGAGCCGGCGGCCGTCTTCAAGTTCCCGCTGGCTCCCCTGGGCTGCTCGGGGCTGGGCTCGGCGCTGCTGGCCGCCGGCTCGGGGCTGCAGGGCGGctccgcctcgccccacctccCGCTGGAGCTGCACCTCCGCGGCAAGCTGGAGCCGGGCGGCCCCGAGACGGGCAGCAAGGCCAAGAAGGGCCGCCGCAGCCGCACCGTCTTCACGGAGCTGCAGCTCATGGGGCTGGAGAAGCGCTTCGAGAAGCAGAAGTACCTCTCGACGCCCGACAG AATAGACCTGGCCGAATCGCTGGGGCTCAGCCAGCTCCAGGTGAAAACCTGGTACCAGAACAGGCgcatgaaatggaagaaaata GTGCTGCAGGGGGGCGGCCTGGAGTCCCCCACCAAGCCCAAGGGCCGCCCCAAGAAGAACTCCATCCCCAGCAGCGAGCAGCTCTCGGAGCAGGAGCGCGCCCGGGACGCCGAGAAACCCCCCGAGAGCCTGGGCTCGCCGGCTGAGGTCAGCCAGGAGGAGTGA
- the BARX1 gene encoding homeobox protein BarH-like 1 isoform X1, protein MQHPLELGAAHYFPAEAFPDHRSHRYRSFMIEEILTDPPDAKGAAPPGELLKFGVQALLSARPYHSHLAVLKAEPAAVFKFPLAPLGCSGLGSALLAAGSGLQGGSASPHLPLELHLRGKLEPGGPETGSKAKKGRRSRTVFTELQLMGLEKRFEKQKYLSTPDRPGRIAGAQPAPGENLVPEQAHEMEENSAAGGRPGVPHQAQGPPQEELHPQQRAALGAGARPGRRETPREPGLAG, encoded by the exons aTGCAGCACCCGCTGGAGCTGGGGGCCGCGCACTACTTCCCGGCCGAAGCCTTTCCCGACCACCGCTCGCACCGCTACCGCAGTTTCATGATTGAGGAGATCCTCACCGACCCCCCCGACGCCAAAGGCGCGGCGCCGCCCGGGGAGCTGCTCAAGTTCGGGGTGCAGGCGCTGCTGTCGGCCCGGCCCTACCACAGCCACCTCG CCGTTCTGAAGGCGGAGCCGGCGGCCGTCTTCAAGTTCCCGCTGGCTCCCCTGGGCTGCTCGGGGCTGGGCTCGGCGCTGCTGGCCGCCGGCTCGGGGCTGCAGGGCGGctccgcctcgccccacctccCGCTGGAGCTGCACCTCCGCGGCAAGCTGGAGCCGGGCGGCCCCGAGACGGGCAGCAAGGCCAAGAAGGGCCGCCGCAGCCGCACCGTCTTCACGGAGCTGCAGCTCATGGGGCTGGAGAAGCGCTTCGAGAAGCAGAAGTACCTCTCGACGCCCGACAG ACCTGGCCGAATCGCTGGGGCTCAGCCAGCTCCAGGTGAAAACCTGGTACCAGAACAGGCgcatgaaatggaagaaaata GTGCTGCAGGGGGGCGGCCTGGAGTCCCCCACCAAGCCCAAGGGCCGCCCCAAGAAGAACTCCATCCCCAGCAGCGAGCAGCTCTCGGAGCAGGAGCGCGCCCGGGACGCCGAGAAACCCCCCGAGAGCCTGGGCTCGCCGGCTGA